From one Catharus ustulatus isolate bCatUst1 chromosome 1, bCatUst1.pri.v2, whole genome shotgun sequence genomic stretch:
- the DSC1 gene encoding desmocollin-1, producing MAPAAPRLVLGLLVLSLYCEACKKVIFHVPSELEADKLVGRVDLKECLPSAEFISSSDGNFKVLEDGSVYTTSALSLSAEKKTFTILLKDIQEQVQKKIHVSLVEEAQKTPKTRHARDTVLKRTKRRWGPIPSVMIENSLGPFPLQIQQVQSDTAQNYTIYYSASGPGIDQDPKGLFYIERETGNIFATRAVDREQYPSFQIICFATTPDGYSPEVPLVHTIRIEDDNDNAPYFTQDLFEFCVPENSRPGVVVGKVIAEDRDEPYTLHTTLKYRIVSQTPPITPAFSLHGDTGVISVLLPQLDRELVPSYTLLVEVRDMAGQPFGLCTTGTVVIKIEDTNDNAPSFKQLQYETRVEENRVSVEILRVSVVDLDEPGSPGSGAVYEIIRGNDDQAFEITTDKNTNEGILCVVKGLDYEAAKQRILVIGVNNEAPYLLAPHSQQLSQSTCSVTVHVLDVDEGPVFKPCLLRLDVKECEDVGTAIGKFVAEDPETGNSEGIRYRIPPGQCNWINIDDKSGEVRTVRVLDRDIGEMRRGQCNVTVLAIDRNGKTGTGTIQVCIIPGNKNFPRIMQTDYIMCRDRKPICLTAEDSDEAPYSAPFVYRITDPRLASMWKLTPHDDNSWYLSPKSDIPYGIYEIPVSVIDNGGKIGENTVRVNLCDCVTPTECDGRTRQLSGGNVTLGLWAILAMILGSLLLLLILITICGCCGAGVMHRQVTDDCANHNLIISNTEAPGEEVMDHNIIPLQNTCGQGGYGVKTGEQQTFEMVKGRGHTLESVKGGGHQTLGSVKEGGGQPMMDTCRYSYSEWHNFTHPRLGEKVHLCRQDEEQKHSEDYLLSYNYEGKGSLAGSVGCCSDQHEEEALDFLDQLEPKFRTLAETCIKR from the exons AtggcccccgcagccccccgccTCGTCCTCGGCCTCCTG GTGCTGAGTTTGTACTGTGAAGCTtgcaagaaagtaatttttcatgttCCTTCTGAACTAGAGGCTGACAAGTTAGTTGGCAGAG ttgaTTTGAAAGAATGCCTTCCATCTGCAGAGTTTATCAGTTCCAGTGATGGGAACTTCAAGGTTCTAGAGGATGGTTCTGTGTATACGACATCTGCTCTTTCTCTGTCTGCCGAGAAAAAGACTTTTACCATATTACTTAAGGACATTCAAGAACAagtgcaaaagaaaatacacGTTAGCTTAGTAGAAGAAGCACAAAAG ACGCCGAAGACCAGGCATGCTAGAGATACAGTTCTCAAGAGAACCAAAAGAAGATGGGGCCCTATTCCGTCGGTCATGATAGAGAACTCACTGGGACCTTTCCCACTGCAAATACAGCAG GTCCAGTCAGACACAGCTCAGAACTACACAATTTATTATTCTGCAAGTGGACCAGGAATTGATCAAGATCCAAAGGGATTGTTTTACATAGAAAGGGAAACTGGAAATATCTTTGCTACTCGTGCGGTGGACCGTGAACAGTATCCAAGTTTTCAG ATAATTTGCTTTGCAACGACTCCAGATGGTTATTCACCAGAAGTACCGCTTGTGCATACAATCAGGATAGAAGATGACAATGACAATGCTCCATATTTTACACAAGACCTTTTTGAATTTTGTGTCCCTGAAAATTCCAGACCTG GTGTTGTTGTTGGAAAAGTGATTGCAGAGGACAGAGATGAGCCTTACACTCTACACACCACGTTGAAATACCGCATTGTGTCACAAACCCCACCAATTACCCCAGCATTTTCTCTACATGGTGATACTGGTGTCATCTCTGTATTACTGCCACAGCTGGACAGAGAG CTTGTACCCAGTTACACTTTGTTAGTTGAAGTGAGAGATATGGCTGGTCAGCCTTTTGGTTTGTGCACTACAGGAACAGTTGTCATCAAAATCGAGGATACGAATGACAATGCACCATCCTTTAAACAGCTGCAA TATGAAACACGAGTGGAGGAAAACAGAGTGAGTGTAGAAATACTGAGAGTCTCTGTTGTTGATCTTGATGAACCTGGTTCACCTGGCTCTGGAGCAGTATATGAAATTATAAGAGGAAATGATGATCAGGCCTTTGAAATTACGACAGACAAAAATACAAACGAAGGAATACTGTGTGTTGTTAAG GGGCTGGACTATGAAGCTGCCAAGCAAAGGATCCTGGTGATTGGAGTCAACAACGAGGCACCCTACCTGCTGGCTCCCCATTCCCAACAGCTTTCCCAGAGCACCTGCTCTGTTACTGTGCATGTCCTGGATGTGGATGAAGGGCCAGTGTTTAAACCCTGTCTGTTGCGCTTGGACGTTAAAGAATGCGAAGATGTTGGGACAGCTATTGGGAAATTTGTAGCAGAAGATCCAGAAACTGGAAATAGTGAGGGCATAAG ATACCGGATACCACCTGGCCAGTGTAATTGGATCAACATAGATGACAAATCAGGTGAAGTCAGAACTGTTAGGGTCTTGGACCGAGACATAGGAGAAATGAGACGAGGTCAATGCAATGTCACAGTCCTCGCAATAGACAGAA ATGGCAAAACAGGCACTGGAACAATTCAGGTTTGCATCATACCTGGCAACAAGAATTTCCCACGAATCATGCAAACAGACTATATCATGTGCAGAGACAGGAAACCAATTTGCCTCACGGCAGAGGATAGCGATGAGGCTCCTTACAGCGCACCCTTTGTGTATCGCATAACTGACCCAAGGCTGGCTTCCATGTGGAAGTTAACTCCACACGACG ATAATTCTTGGTATCTTTCACCAAAGAGTGATATTCCGTATGGAATATATGAAATTCCTGTAAGTGTGATTGATAATGGAGGAAAGATAGGAGAGAACACCGTAAGAGTTAATCTCTGTGATTGTGTTACTCCAACTGAATGCGACGGCAGAACTCGTCAGCTTTCTGGTGGAAATGTTACCCTTGGTCTCTGGGCCATCCTTGCAATGATCTTGGGATCATTATTGTTGCTGC TAATCCTGATCACAATTTGTGGCTGCTGTGGCGCTGGGGTAATGCACAGGCAGGTGACTGATGATTGTGCCAAtcataatttaataatttcaaaCACAGAAGCTCCAGGAGAGGAAGTGATG gaTCACAATATAATTCCTCTACAAAATACGTGTGGTCAAGGAGGGTATGGAGTAAAAACAGGAGAGCAGCAAACATTTGAAATGGTAAAAGGAAGAGGGCATACCTTGGAATCAGTCAAGGGAGGTGGACATCAGACTCTGGGATCAGTTAAAGAAGGAGGAGGACAGCCTATGATGGATACTTGTAGATACTCCTACTCAGAGTGGCATAATTTCACACATCCTCGTTTAGGCGAA AAGGTGCACCTATGCAGACAGGATGAAGAACAGAAGCATTCTGAAGATTATCTCCTTTCATATAACTATGAAGGAAAAGGATCCTTGGCTGGCTCTGTAGGCTGCTGCAGTGATCAGCATGAAGAAGAGGCACTCGACTTCTTAGATCAGTTGGAACCCAAGTTTAGGACATTAGCAGAAACATGCATCAAAAGATAA